A window of Chryseobacterium sp. IHB B 17019 genomic DNA:
AACTTTTCCATTGACCACTCTCTCATAAACCTGAGATTTAAAACCAGACTCTATATCATTTAAACGAACTCCATCAAATTTTGTTTTAGAAACTCTCCATCCGCCAATCAGCATATTATCTTTATGCTCACCATATACATGCAATGCCATTGCCGATGCCTCCGCGGGAGTTGGTTTTTTACCATCTGGGTCAATGTAACGAATCGGATTATCAAACGCATAGGCATAAGGCGACCAGCTTGGCATCTTCTCCGCTAGCGGATCCACATTCAGCCAAAGAGAAACTCTAGGATTATAATATCTCGCCCCATAATACATATACCCCGTTTCAGCATCCAATTCCTTGCCATTAAATTTATATGGGCTATGGTTACTGTTTCTGTGGTTTTCTACAAAGGTTTCACCACTCGGGAAATATTCAATATTTTGTGTTACTTCACCGTCTATTCCCGTAATATAGCTGCTTGATCCCAAATGATCCGGATGGAACCAATAGATCTGGTTTTCTTTAACTCCTGGATAATCGCTGACACAGTTTCCATTAAACCCTGCATTTTGTCCGTAATTTGGCGGTGGAGTTATTGAATTTTGCTGCATTATGGTCAAACTACTTTGGGTAGATGTCTGCAAAATAGTATTAGAAACTGCGACAGGATTTATAGGCGGTGTACTTCCTGCAAATGGTATGATCAGCCACTGACAGTTGAAGGCTCCTACATTTTTACCTGTTCCGTTTTTAGTAACTATTCTCTGACTTCCTGCATAATAATGTTTGGTATATTTTGGTTCTAAAGCTCCTGTATTATCAAACGAGAAATTTAAAGTTAATAATCCGTTTGGATACATTGTTACTGCATGAGAAGTTACGATCGGTTGTGGCCAAGTGTTCGTTTGTTCTCCTGCTGTTCTGAATAAATAGCCGGAATATAATACATCTTTTATAATTCTCTCTCCTCCTGCATCGTAGGTATAAATCGCCGCTCCGTCAATTTCGGGTGTAGAAGGATTGGTGTCTACAAAGCGTAATCTGTTTTCTTCATCCCATTGATAAACTGCTTTCTGCTCATCCAATCCACATGTTTCCTGTACTGTTTGCAGAGGGTTTCCTTTTTGGTCATACTCATATCTATGGAATTTCACTCCCGGATCGTTCGGGTTACAGCATGTAGAAGTCGGAACCAGGTTCTGCTCATCTATAATGGTAGACGGAGCATGTGGGTGTGCCGAATCTTCATATTTATAGTTTAATCTATAAGATGTTGGTTCTAAAGCCGTCCAGTTGTTATTTGTTGCGCCTGTAGTCCATTCATGCTTTTGTGTTTTGCTCATGATATTATGCATATTATCATAAGTCATTCCTACAGTATAACGATGGCGCTCTTCCTGACCTTGTGTATTGATTCCTCTCCAGTTTCCTGAAGCTGAAGTCAGACGATAGAGATCATCATATCCAAAAGCATGGTTGGTTCCTCCACCCAAAAGGCCATTGACTATAGGAGCATTGTTATGGATCTGCATGACATTTGAGACAACATCATACTGATAAATATTCTGCATGAAATGTCTTGTACTGTTTTTAGCAAACATTTTCAACAGTCTCCGGCGGTTTGTTTCATACTCATATGTAGTTTCCGTACCGTTACCATTGGCTAAATAGACTCTCTGCTCAAATTTGTCATATCCTATATTATTGATCATCGGATAACTAAATCCGTCTTTTGCAGAGGTTACCGTCTTAAGGTTTCCTGCTTTATTATAGGTATAGTTTAAGATTTCCCCGTCAGGATAAGTAATAGCTTTTACACGATTCCAGGTATCATACTTCCATTCTGTACCGAACCAGTATACTCCTGCATTAGGCACTGCCACCGAACGTCTTTGGTAGGTAAGCTCTCCTAATCTTCCGTATTTTAAATACTGTGTCCCTGTTGCATCTGTCTGATACCATAGTCTTCCTACAGAATTATTATCCATCGCGGCAGCATCCAGCGCATTTCCGTAATAATATTTTACATTGTTTTCGGGGTAAACAGGGTAATTAACTGCTTTTAATCTTGTATAATCATATTGATACTCTACAGTTTCATTAGCTGAATTCTTTTTACTTAACATATTCCCCGCAGAGTCATAGGTATAAGTAGTCAATCCACTATCCGGGTGAGTATAGGCTGTTCTTCTACCCAAATCATCATAAACAGATGTGGTAATATTTCCCTGTACATCTTTTACCTGCTGTATTTCACCAATGGCATCATGGGTAAACTGAGTTTTAATATCTCCCGTATTTGAACCTTCAAAAACGGATGTCGTCCTGCCTTTGATATCGGTATATGTTTTTTTAACACTTCCCAATTCGTCAGTAAAAATAGTCTCAAACATGTTTCTTCCTTGAACATCGTTTGCAAAGCCATACGAAATTGTTGAGAACAGGTTTTCTCCAGGTAATTTTGTGTAAACGACTCTGTCCAATACATCGTATTGATTAATTGTAGGTTCAATATTATCTACATCCGGATTATACTGGATATTGTTTGAGCCCACACTTTCAACAGTTGGGTAATATGTTTTTAATGCCCTTCCAAATGCATCTTCTTCTACTTTACCTGCAACAATATATTTTAACCCCTGATTATGAATATCTCCGGTTTTTTTAACCTGAACAGCTCCTCCGAAACCATCGGCAATTGTTATTGTATTAATCGTATTATCTGCATATTCCGGATCATAATGCTTAGTAATTGCATAAGATTGTGCGTTTGTAGCATTTTGTGGGGCATCCGTAATTGGATTATATTCAAATTTAATCGTCCACGGAATATTGTTGAACATTTCATACGGCCCTGTGATCTCAGTTGTTCTTGCCTTCGCATCATAAACATATCTCATTGGTTGAAGATTCATATCCTCAGTAAGAGTTGGCAATCCAAATCTAAAATCATATTTTGTTTTGCTGCTATATCCAAATGCGTCCTGAACTTTTACCGGGTAGGTTTTTACATTATCATCATAGATATACTGATGGAAAAATCTTTGGTTTGCATAATTTGCGGGACCTGTAGATTTGGTGATATTTCCGTAAATATCATATTCAAAATCATAAACAGAATAATTAGCACCCTGATTAAGGATCGTCATTTTTGAAAGATCCCCGTTTGAGTTATATTCTGCTTTTTTCTCCCTGGTGACACTATTTGCTGTATTTTTAACTGACGTAGGTGCAACTATATAAGCCGATGGGTTGACCAATGTATAAGTAACCGTACTATTTAAAACTTCTGAAGCACCGATATCAGGATCTCCCAAGTCTTCTACTTCTGTTGCATTACCCCATTGGTCATATTTTTTTATTTTTGTGTTTGTAGTTTTCCAACCTGTATCTCCTTCGGTAAAGTGAGAGTTTGTATTGTCTAAGGCTACAAAACAAGCATATTCTTCATATGTTTTTTCGTTTTCTTTTTCTTTATATAAAAATGAATCGTTCGTGCTTTTTATTTTTCTTAATGAATAATTACTAACCTTTGTTGTCCACGTCTTATTATTTGAATCTATAAGTCTTTCAGTAAGCAATGCTCCCTTCAGGTAATAATTACTATTATTAAATTTTTGTATCGTTTTTCTATAAACCACATTCGAAGAAGCTCCACCTTGTTTGGTATCAATTTGATTGACTGTAACACCATCAAACCCATAGAATGTTCTTTCTCTACGACTATAATATGGATTTGAATAATCAACAGTAACCTTTGAAATATCAACACCAAATGCACCATCTCCTGTAAAGCCATCGTTGGTAATTACGCTTTTTAAAACATATTTACTTTGTGGCATATTGTAAGTATTTCCTATTCTTTCATAAGCAACCTCCCAAGATCCTCCCATTGGGGTTGTTACTTTTTTAAGAAGGTTTGTCGTGCCTATTTGGTTGAGGGATACTTTAACATTATCTGCATCATCCGATGTTACAAAATCAGGATAGCCATCCCCATTCATGTCTTTGAAGGTAGCATTAGACCTTGAGGTAGAAGTTCCTTTCGAAACTCCTAATGTAACATTCAGTTTTAGTCCGCTCACACCGGCAACAATAGGAATAGGAATTAAGATAGTTCCTGCCGCATTTCCTCCAACACTCACAGATACATCTTTATGGATATCGTCTCCATTTGGAAAGCTTAAGTTTAATGGAGTACCAGACATTTTATCTCCTAAATTAAGATATACCGTTGCATTATTTCCGGCATATTCTACCTTATCTGCTAATCCGTCACCATTAATATCAACCAATTCTTTTGTAGTTTTACTTGTATTGGAACTAAAATTGACTCCGAATTCAAAACTACCTCTAAACAGGCTTATTCCTCCTCCAAGTCCAAATCCGGCCCCTTTTCCTTCAGAAGTAAAATCCGTTCCCCAGGAATCGTTTCCTGCAAAGCCGTTTCCGATATTCAACTCAAAGCTATTTGTATTAAATTTATCCGGAAGCCCATCCCCATTAATATCTAAAAATGTCTGTTTGGAATTTTCACTTGAAACATCTCCATTTACACTTATTGAAAGCTTTGTTGAGCCCTCTTTACTGTTAACCGAGCTCTCTATTAAGCTTTCATTAAATGATTTATTTTTAGAATTTTTACCGGCCGTCTGTATAAATGCCATTCTGGAAGATTCTCCATGTACAAATGAATATCCGGACGAGACGCCTGTAGAACTGGCTTTCGAAATAGACTGGCTTCCCACACTCATTGATTTTCCAGATAAAAATCCTATAGGATATGTTATTTTAACATTGGTTTTATTAAAATCATCAGGGAAACCGTCTCCGTTATAATCTAATACGTTACGCACAGATTTTGCTTCAGAAAAAATAGTTTTTGAGGCGTTTATACCCGCAAAGCCTACACTAGCTCCTGCGCCCACGCTCACACTCTGATTTTTCAGTTGAATGTCAGGAGCATTCAATTCAGAACCGACAGCTTGGCTTAGTGAATGGTTATTAAAATTAGAGTCTATATTATGAATTCCCAAACGTGAAGCATTGATTGTATTTTGAGATATATAAACAGTAGGATCAATATCTACTAATCTTCCTTTGTCATCATTGTTTACATTAGAATTAATTGTCAGGAAATAGTTTTTTGACAATGCTCCATCATTATCTGTAATAGCAACATTCCCGTTAGCGTCAATAGTAGGTTCGTTGATTGTAGGGTTTGTTCCCGGGTCTGTGCCATAAGCATTGTTAAGTTTCAGCCTCGTTTCATCTACTTTCATTTCAGCAATTGTTCCTCCGTTGGCAAAATTGCTGTTAACATCATAAGCTTCAATAATATTTATTTTAGCCGCATTATTACCATTTAACACAAATGCTCCCCAGCCACGGTATAGGATTCCGAGCCTGCTGTCGTATTGATCTGAGTTTAATGCCGATGTAGGATTTTGTGGAGTTAATACCGGTTTATGCGGAGGTGAGTTTGTAAAGTTTGTAATGATAGACTCACTTCCTCCATTTGTAATGTAGATCTTTCCATAATCACTTGATCCTGATGCATGAAAGAAGTTTAAATGATAACTATAAACGCCTGGTTGTAGATCTACAAAAGTATTTTTAGCAATTCCTGGCTGGCCGGATAATGTAGAATTCGGGAAATTAACACCTGCTCCGGAGGAATCAAGAATTGAAAGCGTAGCAGAAGTAGTAGGAACATAATTTCCTATTTCAAAATATAATCTTGTCGTTTGCCCAATAATAATTGTTCCATTATTGGATGAAGTGCTTGTGTATTGCTGGAATAAATTATTAGGGTTATTGATATAATTAAGACCATTGTTTATTAATCGTGTGTTTTTAAGTATTGTAGATTGAAACCATAAAAATTTTACATTAATATGATTTTTATAATAATTTATTGTGGTGAAAAAATAATTAATTTTTCCTTAGTTGATCATATATATAATATAATCCTTCTTGACAATTCAAATATCAAGTAGTAAAAACTGTGTTAAAATTAAGTGATTATCTATTTTAATTCCCCATTAAGAGAAATATGATTAGAAAAGAAATCTAATAAGAAGTATACATTTTTCATCGGATTGTGTTTAAATTTTTGTGTTTTATGAAATTTTTACAAAGATATAATCTTTTCATAAACTAAAAAGGAATGTTTAGAAAATTGCTATTTGCTACATATTGATTTAACAAAAAACCACTACAAGAGCAGTGGTTACAATATTTAAATTAAATAAATTTTAATCATTTTGCTGATTTCCCAAAAAAGCATCCCAACCCTGTGCTGTCAACGCCACAAGTTGATTAGAGCCTCTCGCCACCATAAAATTCCCTTCTTCTTTTTCTACAGCATGACCGATAATCGTAAAATCCGGGTGGTTTTTAATTTTGTCAAAATCATTTGGTGAAATCGTGAATAGCAATTCATAATCTTCACCTCCACTTAATGCTGCCATTACAGGATTTAAATTAAATTCATCCGCCGTAGTTATCGTTAGATTATCCATCGGGATTTTCTCTTCATACAATCTAAAACTTACTTTCGATTGATCAGAAATATGTAGAATTTCCGAAGCCAAACCGTCAGAAACATCAATCATAGAAGTTGGTTTGATATCCAATTGTTCTAAAATAGCTTTCACATCAGTTCTTGCTTCAGGCTTTAATTGTCTTTCCAGAATATAGTCGTAGCCCTCCATTTCAGGCTGCATATTCGGATCTGCAAGGAAAACGGCATGCTCTCTTTCCAGAATTTGAAGTCCCATATAGGCACCTCCCAAATCACCTGTCACCACAAGTAGATCGTTTGGTTTTGCAGTACTTCTTTTTACAATCTTTTCGTCATTTTCAAGTCCTATTGCTGTGATGCTCATGACAAGTCCGGCATTAGAACTTGTTGTATCTCCGCCAATTAAGTCAACTTTGTAACGACTGCAAGCCGCCTGAATTCCGGAATAAATTTCTTCCAGCGCTTCCACCGGAAAACGATTTGAAACAGCCAGAGAAACTAGAATCTGAGTCGGAGTTGCATTCATTGCTGCAATATCGCTGAGATTAACAACAATGGCTTTGTATCCCAAATGCTTCAACGGAACATATCCCAAATTGAAATGTACCCCTTCCGCCAAAACATCGGTCGTAAGGATAACTTTTTTATTTTCAGGGTTAATAATGGCCGCATCATCTCCCACTCCAAGCTCCGAGGATTTATTGGATAAGGGAAAATGATCTGTTAAATGCTTTATTAAACCAAATTCTCCTAATTTAGAAATCGGCGTTAATTCCGGTTCTTTATCTTCAAACATATCTTTTAATTATAAGTGATGATTGATAAGAGATAAATGATTTGAAGATCTTTAGCTATCAATGATCATTTACCTCTTATCATTTATTATTTAAGTTCTGCCGGATTAATATTTTCCGGACGGAAAGGAAGTTTTTTAAAGTCTTCTCTTGTTAAAACTGTTGTTTCCGGAGATTTGTATTTATTCATTGCTTCTACCACATCATCCGGTGGTGTTGTCATTTTTCTCAACATTGTATCTATCCAGACACCCGTTGCTTCGGCTGTTGCACAGTGTTCTCCTTCGGGAGTATAAAATTTGTGTACAAAACGATAGATAGAACAATCTTCTGCACAGGCATCGATTTCCAGGCTTACAATCACTGTCTGATCTGCAAATATTTCTTTGAAAAAAGAAAACCTTTCATGCATGATTACAGGACCTATTCCCCATCGGCTCATTTGCGTAACTCCCATTTTTTCCTGTTTCATAAAAGCCATTCTGGTTTGGGCGCAATATTGAACGTAAGAAGAGTTTGCTAAGTGTTTGTTGGCATCAAGATCACTCCAACGAACTTCGAATTTATGGTAAAATATCATTTAGAAATCTGTTTTAGAATAATTAAAATTATATTCCTCAAAATTACTCAAATAAGATGGTTTATAAAAATTGTACTTTTGGAAAAATAATCTTGAGCATAAGATTAAATAAACTATGAAGCAAATTATCATTATCGGAGGCGGTGCGGCAGGATTTTTCTGTGCAGCAAATCTTGACGAAAAGAAATATAAAATTACCATTCTCGAACAAAATTCAGATGTTCTTCAGAAAGTGAAAGTTTCCGGAGGAGGAAGATGTAATGTCACCCATGCATGCTTTGATCCGAAAGAACTGGTTCGGTTTTATCCTCGTGGCAACAAGGAATTATTAAGCGTTTTTACAAAATTCCAGCCGGGTGACACGATGGATTGGTTCGATCAACGAAAAGTTTCGTTGAAGATAGAAAACGACAACAGGATCTTCCCTGAAAGCAATTCTTCACAAACCATTATCAATACTTTTTTAAATGAAATTCAACAAAAAAATGTTGGAGTAAAAACAAAATGTTCTGTAAAGGAAATTGAGAAATTAGACGAAAAATATTTAATAAAAACAAGTTTGGGTGATTTTGAAGCTGATTTTATTATTTATGCAACTGGAAGCTCACCAAAATCCTTAAAAATCATTGAAAATCTGGGTCATAAAATTATTGATTTGGTTCCATCTCTTTTCACCTTTAATATTAAAGATGATTTGTTGAAAGAACTTGCCGGAACAACCTTTGAAATGGCAGAAACATCAATTCCAAAATTGAAAACAGAAGAAAGCGGGCCTTTATTGATTACCCATTGGGGACTTTCGGGACCTGCAATTTTGAAAATTTCTGCGTGGGAAGCGATTAATTTAGCGAAAGTGAAATATAATTTTGAAATTGAAGTTAATTTTATCTCAAAAGATATTGAGGATGCAGAAGAATTATTTCAGAATTTTAAACAATCAAATCCAAAGAAAACAATCGGGCAGTCAAAAATATTTGATATTACGAATCGTTTCTGGCAGCGGGTTTTAGAAGTTTCAAATGTTGATCATAATAAGCAAGTCGCGAATATTTCAGGAAAAGAAATGCAGAAAATTATTGAAAATTTGTGCAAAAAGAAATTTAATGTGACCGGAAAATCGACTTTTAAAGATGAATTCGTAACAGCGGGAGGTGTTGATTTAAAGGAAATTAATTTTAAAAATATGTCTTCGAAAATTTTACCTAATTTTTATGTTGCCGGTGAAGTTTTAAATATTGATGCAGTAACCGGTGGCTTTAATTTTCAGGCGTGTTGGAGTGAAGCTTGGCTAATTGCTCAGGATTTGAATTTAAAATAAAATGCAAATGTTTGTCATTCTGAATGGAACGGAGTGAAATGAAGAATCTCTTTAATATTGTTGAGATCCTTCCTTCGTCAAAATGACAAATTCGACGCTAAAAAAACTTATGAAAATGGTTTTAGTCAAAAAAAATATGCCGCACATCTTCAGAATCCTTTTCATCTTGGGATTTGGGTATTTCTTTTGGCTGATGTTAAAAATCACTTTAGAATATATTCCGCTAAAAACTGATGTCAGCTTTTTAATGATTAAACAAACAGAAGTTGTTGAAAGACCGGAATATCTCTACTTTTTTTACACTCATGTTTACACAAGTATTTTTGTATTATTGTCAGGATTTTTATCCATTATAAGAAAAGATTTCGGATTAAAAAATTTCCATAAAACTTCTGGAAAGGTTTATATTTTTCTGATTTTAATTTTGACTGCTCCGTCAGGGATTTATATGGGATTCTTTGCTAATGGCGGAATTTTTTCTAAATTTTCTTTCGTTATATTAGGTAGTTTATGGTGGTTTTCGACTTTTAAGGCGTATCAATCGGCAAGAAGGAAAAACTTCACCCACCACAAACAGTGGATGTGGAGGAGTTTTGCGTTGACATTATCTGCCGTTACCTTAAGAATTTGGAAGGTAATTATCGTATATTTATTTCACCCAAGTCCCATGGATGTTTATCAAATTATTGCCTGGCTCGGCTGGATCCCGAATATCATTTTAATTGAATATTTAATCACAAAAAAACTTATATGAAAACTTTAAAAATAACATTAATCTCCTTATTTACAATCAGTTTGGTTGGCTGTAAAAAGGATACACAAGCCATAAATAATTCAAAAGACAGCCTTACCGCTAAAAAAGACTCGATGGCAGTTCCTGAAATTTACACGGAATATTACGGAATTTATATGGGCGATTTTGCAGGAAAAGCAATGATTACTCCTGAATATGGCGAAGAATATGAAGGTGAAGTTTACAAGAAAATATCTTTAAAAATCAATAGAATCACGAAGGATAGTGTTTACGGACAAAGCATTGTAGAAGGCAATCAGCGCCCTTTCCGCGGGGTTTTCAATGAGGTCTCAAAATCATTTGTTTTGGATGAACCGGGAGATGATAAAACGGATGGAAGATTTGAAATTAAGTTAAATAAAGACAGTCTGACAGGAAGCTGGACGGCT
This region includes:
- a CDS encoding toxin TcdB middle/N-terminal domain-containing protein, coding for MLNGNNAAKINIIEAYDVNSNFANGGTIAEMKVDETRLKLNNAYGTDPGTNPTINEPTIDANGNVAITDNDGALSKNYFLTINSNVNNDDKGRLVDIDPTVYISQNTINASRLGIHNIDSNFNNHSLSQAVGSELNAPDIQLKNQSVSVGAGASVGFAGINASKTIFSEAKSVRNVLDYNGDGFPDDFNKTNVKITYPIGFLSGKSMSVGSQSISKASSTGVSSGYSFVHGESSRMAFIQTAGKNSKNKSFNESLIESSVNSKEGSTKLSISVNGDVSSENSKQTFLDINGDGLPDKFNTNSFELNIGNGFAGNDSWGTDFTSEGKGAGFGLGGGISLFRGSFEFGVNFSSNTSKTTKELVDINGDGLADKVEYAGNNATVYLNLGDKMSGTPLNLSFPNGDDIHKDVSVSVGGNAAGTILIPIPIVAGVSGLKLNVTLGVSKGTSTSRSNATFKDMNGDGYPDFVTSDDADNVKVSLNQIGTTNLLKKVTTPMGGSWEVAYERIGNTYNMPQSKYVLKSVITNDGFTGDGAFGVDISKVTVDYSNPYYSRRERTFYGFDGVTVNQIDTKQGGASSNVVYRKTIQKFNNSNYYLKGALLTERLIDSNNKTWTTKVSNYSLRKIKSTNDSFLYKEKENEKTYEEYACFVALDNTNSHFTEGDTGWKTTNTKIKKYDQWGNATEVEDLGDPDIGASEVLNSTVTYTLVNPSAYIVAPTSVKNTANSVTREKKAEYNSNGDLSKMTILNQGANYSVYDFEYDIYGNITKSTGPANYANQRFFHQYIYDDNVKTYPVKVQDAFGYSSKTKYDFRFGLPTLTEDMNLQPMRYVYDAKARTTEITGPYEMFNNIPWTIKFEYNPITDAPQNATNAQSYAITKHYDPEYADNTINTITIADGFGGAVQVKKTGDIHNQGLKYIVAGKVEEDAFGRALKTYYPTVESVGSNNIQYNPDVDNIEPTINQYDVLDRVVYTKLPGENLFSTISYGFANDVQGRNMFETIFTDELGSVKKTYTDIKGRTTSVFEGSNTGDIKTQFTHDAIGEIQQVKDVQGNITTSVYDDLGRRTAYTHPDSGLTTYTYDSAGNMLSKKNSANETVEYQYDYTRLKAVNYPVYPENNVKYYYGNALDAAAMDNNSVGRLWYQTDATGTQYLKYGRLGELTYQRRSVAVPNAGVYWFGTEWKYDTWNRVKAITYPDGEILNYTYNKAGNLKTVTSAKDGFSYPMINNIGYDKFEQRVYLANGNGTETTYEYETNRRRLLKMFAKNSTRHFMQNIYQYDVVSNVMQIHNNAPIVNGLLGGGTNHAFGYDDLYRLTSASGNWRGINTQGQEERHRYTVGMTYDNMHNIMSKTQKHEWTTGATNNNWTALEPTSYRLNYKYEDSAHPHAPSTIIDEQNLVPTSTCCNPNDPGVKFHRYEYDQKGNPLQTVQETCGLDEQKAVYQWDEENRLRFVDTNPSTPEIDGAAIYTYDAGGERIIKDVLYSGYLFRTAGEQTNTWPQPIVTSHAVTMYPNGLLTLNFSFDNTGALEPKYTKHYYAGSQRIVTKNGTGKNVGAFNCQWLIIPFAGSTPPINPVAVSNTILQTSTQSSLTIMQQNSITPPPNYGQNAGFNGNCVSDYPGVKENQIYWFHPDHLGSSSYITGIDGEVTQNIEYFPSGETFVENHRNSNHSPYKFNGKELDAETGYMYYGARYYNPRVSLWLNVDPLAEKMPSWSPYAYAFDNPIRYIDPDGKKPTPAEASAMALHVYGEHKDNMLIGGWRVSKTKFDGVRLNDIESGFKSQVYERVVNGKVTEYAYATAGTEDIEKDGVADLVQPLGASSQYSLSAQNATAISNQLGDIELTYTGHSLGGGLAALNSNLTRRSAVTFNAAGVGMSTKYLNGFSNSDMKGFFGGFTAAFRTEGLIDAYIMRTDPLNKLQNSLTSAGLIMPDVNGKKHYITPRTAGAIFNGHSMDHMVKHLGINPDKYKK
- the thiL gene encoding thiamine-phosphate kinase, producing MFEDKEPELTPISKLGEFGLIKHLTDHFPLSNKSSELGVGDDAAIINPENKKVILTTDVLAEGVHFNLGYVPLKHLGYKAIVVNLSDIAAMNATPTQILVSLAVSNRFPVEALEEIYSGIQAACSRYKVDLIGGDTTSSNAGLVMSITAIGLENDEKIVKRSTAKPNDLLVVTGDLGGAYMGLQILEREHAVFLADPNMQPEMEGYDYILERQLKPEARTDVKAILEQLDIKPTSMIDVSDGLASEILHISDQSKVSFRLYEEKIPMDNLTITTADEFNLNPVMAALSGGEDYELLFTISPNDFDKIKNHPDFTIIGHAVEKEEGNFMVARGSNQLVALTAQGWDAFLGNQQND
- a CDS encoding acyl-CoA thioesterase, which codes for MIFYHKFEVRWSDLDANKHLANSSYVQYCAQTRMAFMKQEKMGVTQMSRWGIGPVIMHERFSFFKEIFADQTVIVSLEIDACAEDCSIYRFVHKFYTPEGEHCATAEATGVWIDTMLRKMTTPPDDVVEAMNKYKSPETTVLTREDFKKLPFRPENINPAELK
- a CDS encoding NAD(P)/FAD-dependent oxidoreductase; amino-acid sequence: MKQIIIIGGGAAGFFCAANLDEKKYKITILEQNSDVLQKVKVSGGGRCNVTHACFDPKELVRFYPRGNKELLSVFTKFQPGDTMDWFDQRKVSLKIENDNRIFPESNSSQTIINTFLNEIQQKNVGVKTKCSVKEIEKLDEKYLIKTSLGDFEADFIIYATGSSPKSLKIIENLGHKIIDLVPSLFTFNIKDDLLKELAGTTFEMAETSIPKLKTEESGPLLITHWGLSGPAILKISAWEAINLAKVKYNFEIEVNFISKDIEDAEELFQNFKQSNPKKTIGQSKIFDITNRFWQRVLEVSNVDHNKQVANISGKEMQKIIENLCKKKFNVTGKSTFKDEFVTAGGVDLKEINFKNMSSKILPNFYVAGEVLNIDAVTGGFNFQACWSEAWLIAQDLNLK
- a CDS encoding DUF2306 domain-containing protein, whose protein sequence is MVLVKKNMPHIFRILFILGFGYFFWLMLKITLEYIPLKTDVSFLMIKQTEVVERPEYLYFFYTHVYTSIFVLLSGFLSIIRKDFGLKNFHKTSGKVYIFLILILTAPSGIYMGFFANGGIFSKFSFVILGSLWWFSTFKAYQSARRKNFTHHKQWMWRSFALTLSAVTLRIWKVIIVYLFHPSPMDVYQIIAWLGWIPNIILIEYLITKKLI